A portion of the Bombus terrestris chromosome 3, iyBomTerr1.2, whole genome shotgun sequence genome contains these proteins:
- the LOC100646699 gene encoding tektin-1 codes for MPNKRPPEIVPPPTLKFSLHQWHLNNRHRYRCSEAQQELADRLLNESQRVCELSSEKVRNNKEETDHRLKEKIEDIEFRKRELLRIRKEVLLEIDALSIYKERIMDALSSVRKNAFVICEKCLIFREHRLGIDLVQDDIEKELLKECEVIKGVESLLVRTLEQTQEQIRRLKATLYYMDHELEDKENNLRIDKHNLNLKETNLNLSIYHGTSRLDPSTIELNEWEMQTNNNIINASKEVNSARPLRCYIDTIIKQVINDLNDQKNATDEAFRRRIEETKEAKIKLELQHAEIMRQAAEMKSNITRIEKSIAEKESFLALAHTRLGNRCQRPGLELTRDLVEINLVKEVYDLREIVSKLQTTIFESQASLRYLLKTQIQIEEDINVKINTLKIDEVDCMTLRQSMDYHTY; via the exons ATGCCGAACAAACGACCACCTGAAATAGTTCCACCGCCAACATTGAAATTTAGTTTACATCAATGGCATTTAAATAATCGCCACAG GTATCGATGTTCTGAAGCACAGCAGGAACTAGCAGATCGGCTACTTAACGAATCTCAGCGTGTTTGCGAATTAAGCTCCGAGAAAGTACGAAAcaataaagaagaaacagatcacAGGCTGAAAGAAAAAATCGAGGACATCGAATTTCGTAAAAGAGAACTGCTGCGTATAAGGAAGGAAGTTCTCCTTGAAATCGATGCTTTGTCAATATACAAGGAGCGTATCATGGATGCTCTGTCATCCGTGAGGAAAAACGCTTTTGTCATTTGCGAAAAATGCCTCATTTTTAG agAGCATAGATTAGGAATTGATTTAGTTCAGGACGAcatagaaaaagaattattaaaagaatGTGAGGTGATCAAAGGCGTCGAAAGTTTATTAGTTCGGACTCTGGAACAAACGCAGGAACAAATACGTCGTCTTAAAGCGACGCTTTATTACATGGATCACGAGCTCgaggataaagaaaataatttgcgCATTGACAAACACAACTTGAATTTGAAGGAaactaatttaaatttaagtatTTATCATGGTACATCGCGACTTGATCCATC aACGATAGAGTTGAACGAATGGGAAATGCAGACTAATAACAATATCATTAACGCTTCGAAAGAGGTAAATAGCGCTAGACCATTGCGCTGTTATATCGATACGATTATAAAGCAAGTGATCAATGATCTAAATGATCAGAAAAATGCTACTGACGAGGCCTTCAGGCGGCGcatcgaagaaacgaaagaagcgaaaataaaattagaattacAACATGCTGAG ATCATGCGACAAGCAGCGGAAATGAAGAGTAATATTACACGCATTGAGAAATCAATCGCGGAGAAAGAAAGTTTCTTAGCTTTGGCGCATACGAGACTCGGTAATCGTTGTCAAAGGCCAGGATTAGAACTTACACGAGATCTAGTGGAAATTAATCTTGTAAAGGAAGTATATGATTTACGTGAGATTGTGTCGAAACTACAAACAACTATATTCGAG TCTCAGGCATCGTTGCGTTATTTACTCAAAACACAAATTCAAATTGAGGAAGATATCAATGTTAAAATAAACACGTTAAAAATCGATGAGGTCGACTGCATGACTCTTCGTCAAAGCATGGATTATCAcacatattaa
- the LOC100646099 gene encoding F-box only protein 21 isoform X1, which translates to MSSDAIIVLPGEVIVYILEDKRLSFSDVVHFSSTCRSLYKIVNENNKLWKTKFFQRWPHLREIYQTNNELDHRTINWKEEAKSSSSSRMKLLYHLSSMSSKHYRMQELSNSEFKEFDSLFCPKEGAHPLAYYFLVDELVSLIKHPAIVSNLTHRYYALKIVRYLKQTHLKDEWKKFLSLPPQQQTLERGATIVAQWSQPERHVSYFAISSALDNIAEQTKELLKERYPNHTIFSIPTERFNFWKNNIIGDNQWNITETRQLTDALCEVLFKRLGFYGNSEMYYSSENSFIDRVLERRRGIPITLAIVFESVARRLGIHCEPVSFPSHFLLRWKETYGPQFKDTENFYIDVFNGGQFLTKRNCPRIGGVSRCPIEKHNIHEAATAIEVVTRMANNLEIAARQHTHINGRTARLRSALELQYMIQPNDANTILQLGRIYMSQSMDLSELVKRLENIPEDLELISRGQANLILQTFNIHIFQSYQKKLESTEEVRPKRRVPSIKYAIGLIMKHKIHGYMCVITGWDTYCTATTEWMNEMNVGGLVDGPGQPFYNIFVDDGSCHYVAQENLELASNPGWIHHHAIGRYFYKFSGAHYIPNEEKAREYPEDEKICNELLVTNMQNGMTYSTT; encoded by the exons ATGTCAAGTGACGCAATAATCGTATTACCTGGGGAGGTAATTGTGTACATTTTGGAAGATAAACGACTTAGCTTTTCAGATGTCGTTCATTTCAGTTCGACCTGCAGGAGTTTGTACAAAATTgtcaatgaaaataataaactttGGAAGACAAAATTTTTTCAAAG aTGGCCACATTTGAGAGAAATATATCAAACAAATAATGAGTTGGATCATCGAACGATAAATTGGAAGGAGGAAGCAAAGAGTAGCTCGAGTAGTAGAATGAAATTGCTTTATCATTTATCTTCTATGTCTAGTAAACATTATAGAATGCAAGAATTATCTAATTCGGAATTTAAAGAGTTTGATTCTTTATTTTGTCCAAAAGAAGGTGCTCATCCTTTAGCTTATTATTTTCTGGTAGATGAACTTGTTAGCTTAATCAAACATCCTGCTAT AGTCAGCAATTTAACACATAGGTATTATGCTCTTAAAATTGTTCGATATTTGAAACAAACCCATTTGAAGGATGAATGGAAAAAATTTCTATCTTTACCACCACAACAACAGACCTTAGAACGTGGTGCAACTATTGTGGCACAGTGGAGTCAACCAGAAAGACATGTGTCATATTTTGCAATATCATCAGCATTAGATAATATTGCAGAACAAACTAAAGAGCTGCTCAAAGAACGATATCCAAATCATACTATATTTTCAATTCCAACTGAAAGatttaatttttggaaaaataatattattggtGACAATCAGTGGAATATTACAGAAACAAGACAACTAACAGATGCATTATGCGAAGTATTATTTAAAAGGTTAGGATTCTATGGAAACAGTGAAATGTATTATTCATCGGAAAATTCATTCATAGATCGT GTTTTGGAACGTAGACGGGGAATTCCTATAACTTTAGCAATAGTATTTGAAAGTGTTGCTCGAAGACTTGGCATACACTGTGAACCTGTTAGTTTCCCATCTCATTTTTTGCTACGTTGGAAAGAAACATA TGGACCACAATTTAAGGATAcggaaaatttttatattgatgTTTTCAATGGTGGTCAATTTCTAACTAAGAGGAATTGTCCTCGAATTGGTGGTGTTTCAAGATGTCCAATAGAAAAACATAATATTCATGAGGCAGCAACTGCTATAGAG GTAGTAACAAGAATGGCAAATAATTTGGAAATAGCTGCTAGGCAACATACTCATATAAATGGTAGAACTGCAAGGTTACGTTCTGCTCTTGAACTCCAATACATGATACAACCCAATGACGCAAATACGATTTTACAACTAGGTCGAATATATATGTCACAATCCATGGACTTAAGTGAATTAGTGAAGAGACTAGAAAACATACCAGag gATTTAGAGTTAATATCAAGAGGACAGGCAAATCTAATATTACAGACGTTTAATATCCATATTTTCCAATCATATCAGAAGAAGTTAGAATCTACA GAAGAAGTAAGGCCGAAAAGAAGAGTTCCAAGCATAAAATATGCAATAGGGTTGATAATGAAACATAAAATACATGGATACATGTGTGTAATAACAGGATGGGACACCTATTGTACAGCGACTACAGAATGGATGAATGAAATGAACGTAGGTGGATTAGTGGATGGTCCAGGTCAACCATTTTATAACATATTTGTTGATGATGGGTCATGCCATTATGTGGCACAAG aaaatttagaGTTAGCTTCTAATCCAGGATGGATACATCATCACGCGATTGGCAGATACTTTTATAAATTCAGTGGTGCTCATTATATACCAAATGAGGAGAAAGCAAGAGAATACCCAGAAGATGAAAAAATTTGCAATGAATTGCTTGTTACAAACATGCAAAATGGAATGACCTACAGTACCACTTAA
- the LOC100646099 gene encoding F-box only protein 21 isoform X2: MSSDAIIVLPGEVIVYILEDKRLSFSDVVHFSSTCRSLYKIVNENNKLWKTKFFQRWPHLREIYQTNNELDHRTINWKEEAKSSSSSRMKLLYHLSSMSSKHYRMQELSNSEFKEFDSLFCPKEGAHPLAYYFLVDELVSLIKHPAIVSNLTHRYYALKIVRYLKQTHLKDEWKKFLSLPPQQQTLERGATIVAQWSQPERHVSYFAISSALDNIAEQTKELLKERYPNHTIFSIPTERFNFWKNNIIGDNQWNITETRQLTDALCEVLFKRLGFYGNSEMYYSSENSFIDRVLERRRGIPITLAIVFESVARRLGIHCEPVSFPSHFLLRWKETYGPQFKDTENFYIDVFNGGQFLTKRNCPRIGGVSRCPIEKHNIHEAATAIEVVTRMANNLEIAARQHTHINGRTARLRSALELQYMIQPNDANTILQLGRIYMSQSMDLSELVKRLENIPEEEVRPKRRVPSIKYAIGLIMKHKIHGYMCVITGWDTYCTATTEWMNEMNVGGLVDGPGQPFYNIFVDDGSCHYVAQENLELASNPGWIHHHAIGRYFYKFSGAHYIPNEEKAREYPEDEKICNELLVTNMQNGMTYSTT, encoded by the exons ATGTCAAGTGACGCAATAATCGTATTACCTGGGGAGGTAATTGTGTACATTTTGGAAGATAAACGACTTAGCTTTTCAGATGTCGTTCATTTCAGTTCGACCTGCAGGAGTTTGTACAAAATTgtcaatgaaaataataaactttGGAAGACAAAATTTTTTCAAAG aTGGCCACATTTGAGAGAAATATATCAAACAAATAATGAGTTGGATCATCGAACGATAAATTGGAAGGAGGAAGCAAAGAGTAGCTCGAGTAGTAGAATGAAATTGCTTTATCATTTATCTTCTATGTCTAGTAAACATTATAGAATGCAAGAATTATCTAATTCGGAATTTAAAGAGTTTGATTCTTTATTTTGTCCAAAAGAAGGTGCTCATCCTTTAGCTTATTATTTTCTGGTAGATGAACTTGTTAGCTTAATCAAACATCCTGCTAT AGTCAGCAATTTAACACATAGGTATTATGCTCTTAAAATTGTTCGATATTTGAAACAAACCCATTTGAAGGATGAATGGAAAAAATTTCTATCTTTACCACCACAACAACAGACCTTAGAACGTGGTGCAACTATTGTGGCACAGTGGAGTCAACCAGAAAGACATGTGTCATATTTTGCAATATCATCAGCATTAGATAATATTGCAGAACAAACTAAAGAGCTGCTCAAAGAACGATATCCAAATCATACTATATTTTCAATTCCAACTGAAAGatttaatttttggaaaaataatattattggtGACAATCAGTGGAATATTACAGAAACAAGACAACTAACAGATGCATTATGCGAAGTATTATTTAAAAGGTTAGGATTCTATGGAAACAGTGAAATGTATTATTCATCGGAAAATTCATTCATAGATCGT GTTTTGGAACGTAGACGGGGAATTCCTATAACTTTAGCAATAGTATTTGAAAGTGTTGCTCGAAGACTTGGCATACACTGTGAACCTGTTAGTTTCCCATCTCATTTTTTGCTACGTTGGAAAGAAACATA TGGACCACAATTTAAGGATAcggaaaatttttatattgatgTTTTCAATGGTGGTCAATTTCTAACTAAGAGGAATTGTCCTCGAATTGGTGGTGTTTCAAGATGTCCAATAGAAAAACATAATATTCATGAGGCAGCAACTGCTATAGAG GTAGTAACAAGAATGGCAAATAATTTGGAAATAGCTGCTAGGCAACATACTCATATAAATGGTAGAACTGCAAGGTTACGTTCTGCTCTTGAACTCCAATACATGATACAACCCAATGACGCAAATACGATTTTACAACTAGGTCGAATATATATGTCACAATCCATGGACTTAAGTGAATTAGTGAAGAGACTAGAAAACATACCAGag GAAGAAGTAAGGCCGAAAAGAAGAGTTCCAAGCATAAAATATGCAATAGGGTTGATAATGAAACATAAAATACATGGATACATGTGTGTAATAACAGGATGGGACACCTATTGTACAGCGACTACAGAATGGATGAATGAAATGAACGTAGGTGGATTAGTGGATGGTCCAGGTCAACCATTTTATAACATATTTGTTGATGATGGGTCATGCCATTATGTGGCACAAG aaaatttagaGTTAGCTTCTAATCCAGGATGGATACATCATCACGCGATTGGCAGATACTTTTATAAATTCAGTGGTGCTCATTATATACCAAATGAGGAGAAAGCAAGAGAATACCCAGAAGATGAAAAAATTTGCAATGAATTGCTTGTTACAAACATGCAAAATGGAATGACCTACAGTACCACTTAA